One window from the genome of Acidobacteriota bacterium encodes:
- a CDS encoding cytochrome b/b6 domain-containing protein has translation MSTYLTRFTRRQRTEHVLVMSLFIVLSVTGLPQKYFDAAWARWFINLMGGIDHVRWFHRAAGLSFAALTAWHVMFAIGSVAAGRSPLSIVPNRKDFDDAIQMMRYYLGRIDQPAQFDRFDYRQKFEYWGLVLGAVVVISTGLILYFPILFTRFFPGELIPAAKVAHSNEGLMAFLVVILWHIYNAHLNPDVFPFDKTIFTGTISLERMHHEHPLELARLKQVQDIEEP, from the coding sequence ATGAGCACCTATCTCACACGCTTCACGCGGCGTCAGCGCACCGAGCACGTGCTGGTCATGTCGCTCTTCATCGTCTTGTCGGTCACGGGACTTCCCCAGAAGTACTTCGACGCGGCATGGGCGCGCTGGTTCATCAACCTGATGGGCGGCATCGACCACGTCCGGTGGTTCCACCGGGCCGCCGGCCTGTCGTTCGCGGCGTTGACGGCCTGGCACGTGATGTTCGCCATCGGGTCGGTCGCGGCCGGGCGGTCGCCACTCTCAATCGTGCCCAACCGAAAGGATTTTGACGATGCGATCCAGATGATGCGGTATTACCTGGGGCGCATCGATCAGCCGGCGCAGTTCGATCGATTCGACTATCGCCAGAAGTTCGAGTATTGGGGGCTCGTCCTCGGCGCTGTGGTCGTCATCTCCACCGGCCTCATCCTCTATTTCCCGATCCTGTTCACCCGTTTCTTCCCGGGAGAACTGATTCCCGCCGCCAAGGTGGCCCACAGCAACGAAGGCCTGATGGCGTTTCTGGTGGTCATTCTCTGGCACATCTATAACGCGCATCTCAACCCGGATGTGTTTCCGTTCGACAAGACCATCTTCACGGGCACAATCAGCCTGGAGCGCATGCATCACGAACACCCGCTGGAACTGGCGCGGTTGAAGCAGGTCCAGGACATCGAGGAGCCATAG
- a CDS encoding M48 family metalloprotease, with the protein MLDTAGLVILHGCIAALLVEAVLRLWRVQDPGERLALRWLALVAPIVLPVAFHVLAPGRSTEWFGSARALFAGEHWNQLALGHTGAASLATVALLIVGGLLYLRDALPFLDDRVRGLGERDTISGHPELARVQTLLDELQQAVGAPAMAVVLLDRQTPVLLCSGVDRPTLVISTGTLSRLGDDELRAALAHELAHAARRDPLMGWLLMVVRTVASFSPAAQIVARQVVQELEYRADVAVARLGYSAALSRAIAALADTPESDTDLVPPRSPLGFPRGLLARAERVAVGHRCERVFAQPEPIRTGLGAFRLGLAAAGMTALLFFVV; encoded by the coding sequence TTGCTGGACACCGCGGGCCTGGTCATCCTGCACGGTTGTATCGCCGCCCTCCTGGTCGAGGCCGTGCTTCGGCTCTGGCGAGTGCAGGATCCGGGCGAGCGTCTGGCCCTGCGGTGGCTGGCCCTGGTTGCGCCCATCGTCCTCCCGGTTGCCTTTCACGTCCTCGCCCCTGGTCGTTCCACAGAGTGGTTTGGCTCGGCACGGGCCCTCTTTGCGGGCGAGCACTGGAATCAGCTGGCGCTTGGCCATACCGGCGCGGCCTCTCTTGCGACGGTGGCGCTGTTGATCGTCGGTGGTCTGCTCTACCTGCGCGATGCCCTTCCCTTTCTCGACGACCGGGTCCGCGGCCTCGGCGAACGCGACACGATCTCAGGACATCCGGAGCTCGCGCGGGTGCAGACCCTGCTCGACGAGCTTCAGCAGGCCGTCGGCGCACCGGCCATGGCGGTTGTCCTCCTCGATCGTCAGACGCCGGTCCTCCTGTGCTCCGGAGTCGATCGTCCCACACTGGTGATCTCGACTGGCACGCTCAGCCGCCTGGGCGACGACGAATTGCGCGCCGCTCTCGCCCACGAACTGGCGCACGCGGCGCGCCGGGATCCCCTGATGGGCTGGCTGCTCATGGTGGTTCGCACCGTGGCGTCGTTCAGCCCTGCCGCGCAGATTGTCGCGCGGCAGGTTGTGCAGGAACTGGAATACCGCGCCGACGTCGCGGTCGCGCGGCTTGGGTACTCGGCGGCGCTCAGCCGGGCCATTGCGGCGCTGGCTGACACGCCCGAGAGCGACACCGATCTCGTGCCGCCCCGTTCACCGCTCGGCTTCCCCCGGGGGCTGCTTGCCCGCGCGGAACGCGTCGCGGTGGGACATCGGTGCGAGCGCGTGTTTGCCCAACCAGAACCCATCCGAACCGGCCTCGGCGCGTTTCGCCTCGGCCTGGCGGCCGCCGGCATGACGGCCCTGCTCTTTTTCGTCGTATAG